In Bacteroidia bacterium, a genomic segment contains:
- the rseP gene encoding RIP metalloprotease RseP, with amino-acid sequence MSSSKNRSFTRLGIFAGIVLLSILIGYLTGHIQTVFDILGAIGLVLVGITILVTIHELGHFLSAKAFGMRVEAFSIGFPPKIFSFTKGDTEYQIGAVPLGGYVKISGIIDESLDTNHINEQPKSYEFRSKPVWQRLIVMTGGVIMNVILGIFIFSMMKWQFGEEKLPMSEVKYGIEVNEPWYEKTEDGKDSVRKQSLGYFLGFRTRDELVSYKGQALPYFNDYINQEKLLEDDAWFEVKRDGEIVRIDIPGYVQNFFNSDTISSANDFIFPAVPAIITVTDSINISQTEDTKEMVASPAFAAGLRTGDRIVKLDSTNVLLFSNITRYVKGKRNYPISVVAEREGQLLTFDVTTTNKGLLGVGRIPIDSIFKSETTTFGFFESFVPGTRDAFTFLSANVKGIRNFSKEGVDPSKSIMGPFQIAYVYLQAFKNGGVKAFLSLTGMLSMILAFVNILPIPALDGGHVVFLLIEAVTRKEPSVRVRIIAQQIGMVLILSLMLLIIANDIFRLAV; translated from the coding sequence ATGAGTTCATCCAAAAACAGAAGTTTTACACGGCTTGGCATCTTTGCAGGCATCGTCCTGCTCAGTATACTAATTGGCTACCTCACAGGGCATATACAAACTGTATTTGATATATTAGGTGCGATTGGACTTGTACTTGTCGGTATCACCATTCTCGTTACGATACACGAACTTGGACATTTTCTATCCGCAAAAGCTTTTGGGATGCGGGTAGAGGCCTTTTCCATTGGATTTCCTCCCAAAATATTCAGCTTCACCAAAGGGGATACGGAATATCAGATAGGCGCTGTGCCACTTGGCGGTTATGTCAAAATATCAGGTATCATCGACGAATCCCTCGACACAAATCATATCAATGAACAACCCAAATCTTATGAATTTCGCTCCAAACCCGTTTGGCAACGACTAATCGTAATGACCGGAGGGGTAATCATGAATGTGATTCTGGGCATTTTCATATTCTCCATGATGAAGTGGCAATTTGGCGAAGAAAAACTGCCCATGTCTGAAGTGAAATACGGTATCGAGGTGAATGAACCCTGGTACGAAAAAACAGAAGACGGGAAAGACTCTGTCAGAAAACAATCGCTGGGGTATTTTCTGGGCTTCCGTACCCGCGATGAATTGGTCTCTTACAAAGGGCAGGCACTACCCTATTTCAATGATTATATCAATCAGGAAAAACTGCTGGAAGACGACGCCTGGTTTGAGGTAAAAAGAGATGGAGAAATTGTCAGGATTGATATCCCCGGCTATGTCCAGAATTTTTTCAACAGCGATACGATATCCAGTGCCAATGACTTCATTTTTCCCGCTGTACCGGCTATTATTACTGTAACCGACAGTATCAATATCAGCCAGACAGAAGATACCAAAGAAATGGTGGCCTCTCCGGCTTTTGCTGCTGGGCTTCGCACAGGAGACAGAATTGTCAAACTTGACAGCACGAACGTTCTTTTGTTTTCAAACATCACCCGATATGTAAAAGGCAAAAGAAATTACCCTATTTCTGTTGTAGCAGAGCGGGAAGGGCAGCTTTTGACTTTTGATGTAACGACAACCAATAAAGGGCTTCTTGGGGTAGGAAGAATACCTATTGACTCTATATTCAAATCTGAGACAACAACTTTTGGCTTTTTCGAATCCTTTGTACCGGGTACCCGCGATGCGTTCACATTCCTTTCTGCAAATGTAAAAGGTATCCGAAATTTCAGTAAGGAAGGGGTTGATCCCAGCAAATCTATTATGGGTCCGTTTCAGATTGCTTATGTCTATCTTCAGGCGTTTAAAAATGGCGGGGTTAAGGCATTTTTGTCTCTCACCGGTATGCTGAGTATGATCCTGGCATTTGTGAATATTTTACCCATTCCGGCACTTGATGGCGGCCATGTAGTTTTCCTTCTGATTGAAGCAGTTACCAGAAAAGAGCCTTCTGTCAGAGTCAGAATCATCGCCCAGCAAATCGGTATGGTACTGATTCTCAGCCTTATGCTTTTGATCATCGCAAATGATATTTTCCGGCTAGCTGTTTAA
- a CDS encoding protein phosphatase 2C domain-containing protein translates to MKIQLKQPAALHESGGKELNEDFIFPLAGKAGTQGTDQVFIVCDGEGGPNAGEVASKLVALSFAKYISSTAPEGEMTSAYLEKALRTAEEAISAYKEAHQESAGMSTTLTLMYFGETQVSFSWTGNSRIYHYNSHKPAIRIINPPSEEDRIRISGNHQPVKLNFTSIPYSELHAGDSFLLATDGIADQVDASVLEKILNGKNKVEPTLLVEELNKFNQGFAKDNYSCYLVQVEHVEDGINTIPTAETSSSPETQTPPEEPKGATIEELEEKNAKILKNLAFAALVVVVLCLVFLAWRASTGNSNDFDELVNRGDRSMESGNFQLAIAQYDSAFKVAKNPTNQEIAARFKTKAMNRLSLASLNLDAEPIDSLKLTAEAYKEAGDEFFRLGNYEEALRSYNRSERVKTHTETQTPEIPRDNVALAYIHLADKVYEQPEKDCNQAVVLYSEAFKVYESPEITSSDPEIFKRAKDRALECNETLAGNTGEDKKLTPALTTTTDSTVKKEIAEAPKTETPAETSTTETKTRSLESLPTTPPTSKTTTTPAPEETRRTAINTRSISPEEQVKLEKYLSTGKRLFVKARDSQSAFEYRLSAENLENAAQILDGPSAYMLAYIYNSGLGVDKDEAKALKYAQVSALHEWPAGHYLYAHLLLNRKFARDTVTARQSLIKAANQNFLKAIERLDELDGN, encoded by the coding sequence ATGAAAATACAGCTCAAACAACCTGCTGCCTTGCACGAATCCGGTGGGAAGGAACTGAATGAAGATTTTATTTTTCCACTGGCAGGTAAAGCCGGCACACAAGGAACCGATCAGGTTTTTATTGTATGTGATGGTGAAGGAGGCCCCAATGCGGGAGAAGTTGCCTCAAAACTCGTAGCATTAAGTTTTGCCAAATATATTTCCAGTACAGCTCCGGAAGGTGAAATGACATCCGCCTACCTGGAAAAAGCCCTTCGTACAGCCGAAGAGGCGATTTCCGCCTATAAAGAAGCACATCAAGAAAGTGCGGGAATGTCTACCACACTCACGTTAATGTATTTTGGCGAAACCCAGGTTTCCTTTTCCTGGACTGGAAATAGCCGGATTTACCACTACAACAGCCATAAACCCGCCATCCGTATCATTAATCCACCATCAGAAGAAGATAGAATCCGGATATCGGGCAATCATCAGCCGGTAAAACTCAACTTTACCTCAATCCCTTATTCGGAACTTCACGCGGGAGATTCTTTTTTACTTGCCACCGACGGAATCGCCGACCAGGTCGATGCCAGTGTGCTGGAAAAAATCTTAAATGGAAAGAACAAAGTCGAGCCAACGCTGCTTGTCGAAGAATTGAATAAGTTTAATCAGGGTTTTGCCAAAGACAACTACAGCTGCTATCTTGTTCAGGTTGAACATGTTGAAGATGGTATAAACACTATACCAACAGCAGAAACGTCCTCATCACCAGAAACCCAGACCCCTCCAGAAGAGCCCAAAGGGGCAACCATTGAAGAACTGGAAGAAAAAAATGCAAAAATCCTGAAAAACCTCGCGTTTGCCGCGCTGGTGGTAGTAGTGTTATGCCTGGTTTTTCTGGCATGGCGCGCTTCTACCGGAAATAGCAACGATTTCGACGAACTGGTAAACCGGGGAGACCGCTCCATGGAGTCGGGTAACTTCCAGCTTGCCATCGCACAGTATGACAGTGCTTTCAAAGTGGCCAAAAACCCCACAAATCAGGAAATCGCAGCCCGGTTTAAAACCAAAGCAATGAATCGCCTGAGCCTGGCCAGCTTAAATCTGGATGCAGAACCAATAGATTCGCTCAAACTTACGGCGGAAGCTTATAAGGAAGCTGGTGATGAGTTTTTCAGACTGGGCAATTATGAAGAGGCACTTCGCTCTTATAACCGCTCCGAACGTGTGAAAACCCATACGGAAACCCAAACGCCCGAAATTCCCAGGGACAACGTCGCATTGGCTTATATTCACCTGGCAGATAAGGTTTACGAACAACCGGAAAAAGATTGCAATCAGGCAGTGGTGCTTTATTCTGAGGCCTTCAAGGTCTATGAAAGTCCGGAGATCACAAGCAGCGATCCGGAAATTTTTAAACGGGCGAAGGACAGAGCGCTCGAATGTAATGAAACCCTGGCAGGAAATACGGGGGAGGATAAAAAACTTACCCCTGCCCTCACAACAACTACGGATTCAACCGTAAAAAAAGAAATCGCAGAAGCCCCCAAAACAGAAACTCCGGCAGAAACATCCACGACGGAGACCAAAACCCGCTCACTGGAGAGTTTGCCAACTACACCCCCTACGTCAAAAACGACCACAACTCCTGCACCTGAAGAAACCCGCCGCACGGCGATTAACACCCGAAGTATTTCCCCGGAAGAGCAGGTCAAACTCGAAAAATATCTCTCCACTGGCAAAAGACTATTTGTCAAAGCCCGTGATTCCCAATCAGCTTTTGAGTACCGGTTGAGTGCAGAAAATCTTGAAAATGCGGCTCAGATTCTCGACGGCCCTTCGGCTTATATGCTGGCCTATATCTACAACTCCGGTCTGGGAGTTGATAAAGATGAAGCGAAGGCGTTGAAATATGCACAGGTTTCTGCCCTTCACGAGTGGCCCGCCGGTCATTATCTCTATGCGCATCTTCTGCTCAACCGCAAATTTGCAAGAGATACCGTAACGGCAAGGCAGTCATTAATTAAAGCCGCAAATCAAAACTTTCTCAAAGCAATCGAACGGCTCGACGAACTTGACGGAAACTAG
- the bshB1 gene encoding bacillithiol biosynthesis deacetylase BshB1, which yields MKLDILVFAAHPDDVELACSATLVKMISKGKKAGIIDLTRGDLGSRGTPEIRDREAEIAAEIMGIHARENLAFRDGFFLHDETHQMAIIRMIRKYQPEVVIANAPSDRHPDHGRASKLVRDAAFLSGLRRIETQLDGQEQPAWRPKRLFYYIQDHALEPDFVVDVTEYYEKKVETLRAFGSQFYDPNSKEPITYISTPDFLPFIEARARIYGHMIGTTFGEGFISETPIKIDLPTDLI from the coding sequence ATGAAGCTTGATATTCTGGTTTTTGCGGCGCATCCGGATGATGTAGAACTCGCGTGCTCTGCAACTCTGGTAAAGATGATCAGTAAGGGAAAAAAAGCAGGAATCATCGACCTTACGAGAGGAGATCTCGGCTCCCGGGGAACCCCCGAAATCAGAGACAGAGAAGCAGAAATCGCCGCAGAAATCATGGGCATACATGCCAGAGAAAATCTGGCCTTTCGCGACGGATTTTTTTTGCATGACGAAACACACCAAATGGCTATCATCCGGATGATACGCAAATACCAGCCCGAAGTGGTGATCGCCAATGCGCCTTCAGACCGGCATCCCGACCACGGAAGGGCCAGTAAGCTCGTCAGAGACGCGGCATTTCTCAGTGGGCTGCGACGTATCGAAACACAACTCGACGGGCAGGAACAGCCAGCATGGAGGCCTAAAAGATTATTCTACTATATTCAGGATCATGCATTAGAACCAGATTTTGTTGTCGATGTGACTGAGTACTATGAAAAAAAGGTAGAAACACTGAGGGCATTTGGTTCCCAGTTTTACGACCCCAACAGCAAGGAGCCGATAACGTATATTTCCACGCCCGATTTTCTTCCGTTTATCGAAGCCAGGGCCCGAATATATGGACATATGATCGGGACAACATTTGGCGAAGGATTTATTTCAGAAACCCCAATCAAAATCGATCTCCCCACTGATTTAATTTAG
- a CDS encoding SPOR domain-containing protein, with product MLKDKHRMKKWLKGALTTAFMVSFTLLFSFRSQAQQGNHYLIAGSFDTFETASEMVASLKTKGYNPLIIFPDGSTKKYRVSVYHSLNKQEVESFSSGLKAKDKNTKAYWVYSQQDPASMATRSSEVADSNKRVKKEDKKKKAKIDNSKPVYHLIRGSVNSFESAQEQVATLAAKGYEPYIIFPSGAQTGYRISVYASNEKEEVEAYSDLLKKKGEATGWIFEEKPGSKVTSTLGAKTATQARISAGEGPTYHLIGGSYKGFDQASEYADQMKAKGYDPLIMFPELGKYDSFRVSVFRSTDKTEVTSFNQSMVSKGEKAGWVYEQK from the coding sequence ATGTTAAAAGACAAGCACAGAATGAAAAAATGGCTGAAAGGTGCCCTGACAACCGCTTTCATGGTATCCTTTACCCTGCTGTTTTCCTTTCGCTCCCAGGCTCAGCAGGGAAACCACTATCTGATTGCGGGAAGTTTTGACACCTTTGAAACCGCCAGTGAAATGGTCGCTTCCCTCAAAACAAAAGGCTATAACCCTTTGATCATTTTCCCTGATGGCTCCACTAAAAAGTACAGAGTGTCAGTCTATCATTCGCTAAACAAACAGGAAGTGGAGTCTTTTTCCAGCGGACTGAAAGCGAAAGACAAAAACACAAAAGCTTATTGGGTTTATTCCCAGCAAGATCCTGCATCTATGGCTACCCGCAGCAGCGAAGTTGCAGATAGCAACAAACGAGTCAAAAAGGAGGATAAAAAGAAAAAAGCTAAAATCGATAACAGCAAACCGGTCTATCATCTGATTCGTGGAAGCGTCAACAGTTTTGAATCGGCACAGGAACAAGTTGCCACACTGGCTGCAAAAGGGTATGAGCCTTATATCATCTTCCCTTCAGGCGCCCAGACAGGTTACCGAATCTCTGTATATGCATCCAACGAAAAGGAAGAAGTAGAGGCATATTCTGACCTTTTAAAGAAAAAGGGAGAAGCAACAGGCTGGATTTTTGAAGAAAAGCCCGGCAGCAAAGTTACGTCAACCCTGGGAGCCAAAACAGCCACACAGGCGAGAATTTCGGCTGGAGAAGGCCCCACTTACCATTTGATTGGCGGAAGCTATAAAGGATTTGACCAGGCCAGTGAATATGCCGATCAAATGAAAGCCAAAGGATATGATCCGCTCATTATGTTCCCGGAATTGGGCAAATACGATTCATTCCGCGTATCTGTATTTCGGTCAACCGATAAAACAGAAGTAACGTCCTTTAACCAATCAATGGTTAGCAAAGGTGAAAAAGCCGGTTGGGTTTACGAACAAAAGTAA
- a CDS encoding TRAP transporter small permease subunit, whose product MANFWNAPVKILDSINEWTGKTTAWLTTILVVFMCYDVIMRYLFSQTAVWISELEWHMFALIFLLGAAYTLKDDKHVRVDVFYTNFSPRKQAWVNLFGTIFFLIPFCLIVIYTSISYAGKSWAIGESSPDPGGLPARYLIKSAITVGFVLLLLQSLAELMRSISTLTTTNTKQDHV is encoded by the coding sequence ATGGCGAATTTCTGGAATGCTCCTGTAAAAATACTTGATTCCATCAATGAATGGACAGGCAAAACGACCGCGTGGCTGACAACGATACTTGTTGTTTTTATGTGTTATGATGTCATCATGCGCTATTTGTTTAGTCAAACTGCTGTATGGATTTCAGAACTGGAATGGCACATGTTTGCGCTGATTTTTTTGCTGGGAGCGGCCTATACATTGAAAGACGACAAACACGTCAGGGTTGATGTTTTTTACACCAATTTTTCACCCAGAAAACAGGCATGGGTCAATCTTTTCGGAACCATATTTTTCCTGATTCCCTTTTGCCTGATTGTGATTTATACTTCGATATCATACGCAGGAAAATCATGGGCCATAGGAGAATCTTCACCGGATCCCGGGGGTCTTCCTGCGCGTTATCTCATAAAATCTGCCATTACCGTTGGATTTGTACTCTTGCTGCTTCAAAGTCTGGCGGAACTGATGCGCTCAATATCCACGCTTACTACTACGAATACGAAACAAGACCATGTCTGA
- a CDS encoding T9SS type A sorting domain-containing protein, which translates to MLKIFRKGFFPLIAALTGAFQLSVAQSVIVLANDSLARSPFAMSPSGQRGGSPDTLSIGPNTPFFDDFSYPGLFPDSAHWFMAPNDLTTPVISRNQAVNPPSRGVATFDGSNKYGEAYNPANIGSGITDRLLSHYIDLAPWTVSSQAKLSFFLQPAGLGEKPEATDSFYVYFRTPLPPPNDFKKVLAIGGTPSKPFRQYVIPLNDPLFFHTGFQILFQTLGSQNGMLDVWHLDYVLLGLNRNSNDTTYNDRSPVNLSRSILHPFSAIPITHYLAGSGSNMQPFTVNIDNLAGQNQNATLSAKLSDPVGGSVFSATQNQTASLPPYAVNPVNFPAFADQALNGIAAYKLEVSTPATGDIRPENNVLEEIFRIDSVFAYDDGEADASFGLNQGLGFGMKFTLSQPDSLAAVWISFVPTVNYNQVTGKATYMKDKSFRLAVWKDSHPDSLILQQIGGMKVTYGNTPNHFQRFPLSTPLQVPQTFWVGVQQTDTEPLGVGFDFNYDNDAYTFWDSLGHWVNTRMGGCLMIRAEMYNTTALATSIEKSVSPPLVNLFPNPVTGNTVEINLENIEPGTLYHAEIMDIQGRILQSFPAEKINNPALRLNLYENIPAGMVIWKHYFQMPNGDKKYFTEKLLILR; encoded by the coding sequence ATGTTGAAAATTTTCAGAAAAGGATTTTTTCCCCTGATTGCTGCCCTTACAGGCGCTTTTCAACTGTCTGTAGCTCAGTCTGTCATTGTCCTTGCCAACGACTCGCTGGCCCGGTCACCCTTCGCCATGTCTCCCTCCGGCCAAAGAGGCGGAAGCCCCGATACGCTTTCCATCGGCCCGAATACTCCCTTTTTCGACGATTTTTCTTATCCGGGTCTTTTTCCTGACTCTGCGCATTGGTTCATGGCTCCCAATGATCTTACCACACCGGTTATTTCCCGCAACCAGGCTGTAAATCCCCCCTCCCGCGGTGTGGCAACTTTTGATGGTTCTAATAAATACGGGGAAGCCTATAACCCTGCCAATATCGGCAGCGGAATCACAGACCGGCTGCTTTCTCATTATATTGACCTGGCCCCCTGGACAGTATCAAGCCAGGCAAAATTGTCGTTTTTCCTCCAGCCGGCAGGTTTAGGCGAAAAACCGGAAGCTACCGACTCCTTTTATGTTTATTTCCGTACGCCGCTTCCTCCGCCAAACGATTTTAAAAAAGTGCTGGCTATCGGGGGCACTCCTTCAAAACCTTTCCGGCAGTATGTCATCCCTCTCAATGATCCACTGTTTTTTCATACTGGCTTTCAGATTCTGTTTCAGACGCTGGGATCGCAAAATGGGATGCTGGATGTCTGGCATCTGGACTATGTGTTGCTCGGACTCAACCGGAACAGTAATGATACAACCTACAATGACCGTTCTCCGGTAAACCTTTCCCGCTCAATCCTCCATCCATTCTCGGCCATTCCGATAACACATTACCTGGCCGGGTCAGGTAGCAATATGCAGCCATTTACGGTCAATATCGATAACCTTGCCGGGCAGAACCAAAACGCAACACTTTCCGCAAAACTATCAGACCCTGTTGGCGGATCCGTGTTTAGTGCTACACAAAATCAAACGGCAAGCCTTCCCCCTTATGCCGTGAATCCTGTAAATTTTCCGGCTTTTGCTGATCAGGCGCTAAATGGAATCGCTGCTTACAAACTCGAAGTATCTACGCCAGCAACAGGAGATATTCGTCCGGAAAATAATGTGCTGGAAGAAATTTTTCGTATCGATTCCGTCTTTGCCTACGATGACGGTGAAGCGGATGCCTCATTTGGCCTAAATCAGGGACTGGGCTTTGGGATGAAATTTACGCTCTCTCAGCCAGACTCGCTGGCAGCGGTATGGATCAGCTTTGTTCCCACAGTAAACTACAATCAGGTAACAGGAAAGGCCACTTATATGAAGGATAAATCCTTCCGCCTGGCAGTATGGAAAGATTCGCACCCCGACTCCCTGATTCTTCAGCAAATCGGCGGCATGAAAGTAACCTATGGAAATACCCCCAATCATTTTCAGCGGTTTCCGCTTTCTACGCCATTGCAGGTTCCACAGACGTTTTGGGTAGGTGTACAACAAACCGATACAGAACCGCTGGGAGTAGGGTTTGATTTTAACTATGACAATGACGCCTATACTTTTTGGGATTCGCTGGGGCATTGGGTAAATACCCGTATGGGCGGCTGTCTGATGATAAGAGCGGAAATGTATAATACGACAGCGTTAGCGACTTCCATTGAAAAATCGGTTTCTCCCCCCCTTGTCAATCTGTTCCCCAACCCGGTTACCGGCAATACAGTTGAAATCAATCTGGAAAATATTGAACCCGGTACTTTGTACCATGCAGAAATCATGGATATACAGGGCCGAATCCTTCAGTCATTTCCTGCGGAGAAAATAAACAATCCCGCTTTGCGACTGAACTTGTACGAAAATATTCCCGCAGGCATGGTCATCTGGAAACATTATTTCCAAATGCCCAACGGAGACAAAAAATACTTTACAGAAAAACTGCTCATTTTACGCTAA
- the aroC gene encoding chorismate synthase — protein MSNTFGTLYRITSFGESHGEGIGVVIDGCPAGISLDRAFIQSELDRRKPGQNRITTQRKEADEFQLFSGHMDNITTGTPLGFFVPNQNVRSKDYDHLARAFRPSHADYTYQVKYGVRDHRGGGRSSARETIARVIGGAVAKLFLQKVSDIQINAWVQSIHDIELAHDPTSFDLTTDFCEAVKCPDPIVAEKMFHFIDDIRKSGDSAGGVIKCKVSGMPAGLGEPIYGKLSAILGAAMLGINAVKGFEIGSGFAGTHLKGSEHNDLFYTENGKVRTRTNRSGGVQGGISNGEDLEFRVAFKPTATIMRNQTSIDETLQEVVLEGKGRHDPCVVPRAVPIVESMAAIVLADMFLLHQAKQMK, from the coding sequence ATGTCAAATACTTTTGGTACCTTATACCGCATCACCAGTTTTGGAGAATCACACGGCGAAGGAATCGGTGTGGTGATTGATGGTTGTCCCGCAGGCATTTCCCTCGACCGGGCTTTTATACAGTCAGAACTGGACCGAAGAAAACCCGGACAAAACAGAATCACGACCCAACGCAAAGAGGCAGATGAGTTCCAGCTATTTTCCGGCCATATGGATAATATCACGACCGGAACACCACTGGGCTTTTTTGTTCCCAACCAGAATGTTCGCTCCAAAGACTATGACCATCTAGCCAGGGCTTTCCGCCCTTCCCATGCAGACTATACCTATCAGGTCAAATATGGAGTCAGGGATCACCGGGGTGGCGGACGCTCGTCAGCACGCGAAACGATCGCCCGCGTCATAGGCGGAGCAGTCGCCAAACTCTTTCTTCAGAAAGTATCTGATATTCAGATTAATGCATGGGTTCAGAGTATCCATGATATCGAACTGGCTCATGATCCTACCTCATTTGACCTGACAACCGACTTTTGCGAAGCCGTCAAATGCCCTGACCCGATCGTAGCCGAAAAAATGTTCCACTTCATCGACGATATCCGAAAATCGGGAGATTCAGCAGGCGGTGTCATAAAGTGTAAAGTAAGCGGGATGCCCGCAGGTTTAGGTGAACCCATTTACGGAAAACTTTCAGCCATTCTGGGTGCCGCAATGCTCGGCATAAATGCGGTCAAAGGTTTTGAAATAGGTTCGGGATTCGCCGGTACACACCTCAAAGGTTCAGAACACAACGACCTCTTTTATACCGAAAACGGCAAAGTACGTACCCGCACCAATCGATCAGGCGGTGTACAGGGAGGCATCAGTAATGGCGAAGATCTGGAATTTCGGGTAGCGTTTAAACCCACAGCAACCATCATGCGTAATCAAACCAGTATCGATGAAACATTGCAGGAAGTCGTGCTCGAAGGGAAAGGAAGACATGACCCGTGTGTAGTCCCCAGAGCCGTTCCTATCGTAGAATCGATGGCGGCCATCGTGCTTGCTGATATGTTCCTGCTCCATCAGGCCAAACAAATGAAATAA
- a CDS encoding TRAP transporter large permease subunit, whose protein sequence is MSEILPFIFFGLVFIFLLAGYPVAFTLGGLSTLFGLVFLGPEFFNLLPLRIMGTMSNFVLLSVPLFIYMGIMLEKSGLAESMLETMALLFGRFRGGLAISVILVGAMLAASTGIVGATVITMGLISLPTMLKRGYSPELATGTIASSGTLGQIIPPSVVLILLGDVMHVSVGDLFKAAIIPGLALVGFYLAFIVVVALIKPDAVPRMPKEELAAFRAGTGKEMAARVFHAFLLPFLLILAVLGSIFAGIASPTEAAGVGALGATILTILAAHRKKTLSLQIFQDVMRETTRITSMVFLILIGATTFTLVFKGMGGDHLLTDYIERSNLSADMFLLVVMLVVFVSGFFIDFIEIIFIIVPVVHPVFAKFIAAGEGIFGQFQTMGVPGGAMIWIGILLALNLQTSFLSPPFGFSLFYLKGVAPPEVRTSHLYKGIIPFIAIQIVFLGVIIVFPEIVTFLF, encoded by the coding sequence ATGTCTGAAATCCTGCCCTTTATATTTTTTGGATTGGTTTTTATATTTCTCCTTGCCGGATACCCGGTAGCCTTTACGCTTGGAGGCCTTTCTACACTTTTTGGGCTGGTCTTTCTGGGACCCGAATTTTTTAATCTGCTTCCCTTACGGATTATGGGCACGATGAGCAATTTTGTACTGCTTTCGGTGCCCTTGTTTATCTATATGGGGATTATGCTGGAAAAATCAGGTCTGGCAGAGAGCATGCTGGAAACGATGGCCCTGCTTTTTGGGCGATTTCGTGGGGGATTGGCCATATCTGTGATTCTTGTAGGCGCAATGCTGGCTGCTTCGACGGGCATTGTGGGAGCCACGGTTATCACCATGGGCCTGATCAGCCTCCCGACGATGCTTAAAAGAGGCTATAGCCCCGAACTGGCCACAGGTACCATTGCCTCTTCCGGTACGCTAGGGCAAATTATCCCCCCCTCCGTAGTGCTGATTCTGTTGGGCGATGTCATGCATGTATCTGTCGGTGACCTGTTTAAGGCAGCGATTATACCGGGACTGGCACTTGTCGGCTTTTACCTCGCATTTATTGTTGTGGTCGCTCTCATAAAACCTGATGCAGTACCCCGTATGCCCAAAGAAGAGCTGGCAGCTTTCAGGGCCGGGACAGGTAAAGAAATGGCAGCCCGGGTCTTCCACGCATTTTTATTGCCTTTTCTGCTGATTTTGGCAGTACTAGGCTCCATATTTGCCGGCATAGCTTCTCCCACAGAAGCTGCAGGTGTCGGCGCGCTGGGCGCAACGATTTTGACGATATTGGCTGCCCATCGGAAAAAGACCCTTTCACTGCAAATTTTCCAGGACGTCATGCGGGAAACAACCCGAATTACTTCCATGGTATTTCTCATTTTAATTGGTGCGACCACCTTCACCCTGGTATTTAAAGGAATGGGGGGAGATCATCTCCTGACCGATTATATAGAGCGATCCAATCTTTCGGCAGATATGTTCCTGCTGGTCGTGATGTTAGTAGTTTTTGTGTCGGGCTTTTTTATCGATTTCATTGAAATTATTTTCATTATTGTACCGGTCGTACATCCCGTTTTTGCCAAATTTATTGCGGCAGGAGAAGGGATATTTGGCCAGTTTCAGACCATGGGCGTGCCCGGGGGCGCCATGATCTGGATCGGAATTTTGCTTGCATTAAATCTCCAGACGTCCTTTCTTTCACCACCTTTCGGGTTTTCCTTATTTTATCTCAAAGGAGTCGCACCACCGGAAGTTCGCACAAGTCATCTGTACAAAGGAATTATTCCCTTTATTGCTATCCAGATTGTTTTTCTGGGTGTGATCATTGTTTTCCCCGAAATAGTAACCTTCCTTTTTTAG